GTGCTGGTGGGAATTAATAGATACCGCATGAAGTTAGTTGAGGTACATcggaccacaagggtctattctAGTGAGCCTTATATTTCTGCAAGAGACTGTTTCCACAACTCGACTTTGTGACCAAGAGGTCACATGGCGACAACTTTTCCAGTTATACCAAAGCTCCCCTTCTCCTGATACAACTATCAATTAAAAAGTTTACTTGGATGAGTGAAAAGTTAGAAAAAGATATAGCTGGATGGGGAGATTTAATTTGTCTTTTTGCTTTTATAGTATCTCTTTTGTTATGTTGGAAAGTTGATTTGCTTTTTTACAGGTATGATAATGGGGGCATCAGCATCATCAGTTTGGTACAATTTAAGGGTACCACATCCATGCAGAGAAGTACCTATACTTGATTATGATTTGGCTCTATTGTTTCAGCCCATGCTCATGTTAGGCATCACACTTGGTGTTTCTCTCAGTGTTGTCTTCCCCTACTGGCTCATCACTGTCCTCATCATCATCCTCTTCATGGGTATAAACAATTATATCTAACTATTTTTATCACTAACCATGATTAGTTTTATCAATTATTGATCATTTATGTAATCAAAATTGCTTgtaattcaagatttgaatttgtagttgttaatctattttatttttgttagtcTGACATCATTGATTAAAGAAGCTCTAATTTTATGTTATTGTTTGGTAATAGGGACTTCATCAAGATCATTTTTTAAAGCCATTGAGATGTGGAAAGAAGAGACAATTCTCAAGGTTAGCTCTACTAATCCAATCATTTGCTTTCAAATGTACTTAACATATATTTGGTGGTAAACTAAGTTTGTTATCTTTGTCATTTTTTTGGGAACTTGCAGAAATCGATGAAAGAAGTTCCAGTTAATTCACGTGGTGAACGTATGTCGTCCAAGAACTAAATActtctcttttttgttttaaCTAAGTAGAAGTAACTAATGATTTGATCCTTCTTTTAATTTAGGCTAATATTTGTTAGTTTACTTGCTTTCTTTCAGTTATTATTGATACAGTTTACGAGCCACTGGTCCCTAAGGAGGAGAAAACCGCCCTGGTAAGTTAATTTACTACATCAAATGGAGCAAAAAAATTCACTTTCTTTCTTGGATCCCCTTTTTAAGCTTATCTCTTTGATTTTAATTGTCTAATTTTGGTTATCTCACAGGAAATTTTTAAGTTCAACCTTAATTTGAAGCGAATCATGGTGCTCTTTCTAGTATGGTTCGTATTTCTACTTCTTCAAGTGTTCAAGGCAAGTTAATTCTTGAATATACTTGTTTGACATGGCAACAAATAACTTCTCCATTAAACGTCCCTTTCTATGCACCTTAATTTAACTATTTTTGACATGTTTACAGAATGATCTAGTGGCTTGTACTCCTTTGTATTGGGTGCTCAACTTAATACAGGTACATGAACATCTTTCATATCGAACACTACTTTTTGAATACTATTATGAGTATTATCTCAAGTGTTCTCTATGATTATTATGTGTGCAAACTTTTGCCTTTCCTTTTTATGTATTTACGAAAATTGTGGTAACAAGGCTACTTTGCCACTTACAATATCATGTCGCGTATTTGAGTCATATTGGTAATATTATCTTTGTACGATGAGGTTGAGTCTTGTTGAATGCTTTTGTGTTTTCAGTTTCCCGTAGCACTGGCGGTGTTTGGATATGAATGTGTGAAATTGTACAAGGAAAGCAAGAAGAGGAGACTAGAAGGGAACCTAGAGTCAATATGTGAGGCTGATATTCAATGGACTGCCACAAACCTTATATTTTGCGCGCTTTGTGGCATATTGGGAGGCACTGTTGGAGGATTGCTCGGATCTGGTGGTGGATTCATTCTTGGCCCTCTTCTTCTTGAGATTGGAGTTATCCCTCAGGTATGGCCATTTCTGTTACCTCATTCTTTCATATCTCTATTAGGATCTCCCATTTTGGGCGATGAAGATTCGTATAGCCGACCTCAGCTTACTTGGGATTGAGGCGTCTTAGTAGTTGTATTAGAATATTCAATTTGCATATTTTCTTCATTGGAATTTGATTTAGGTCGAGCGGCAGAGTTTGTGAGAAGTCAATACATGAACATACTTTGTTAATTAGTGCACACATTGTATCACCTCTGTCTCCTCATTTCTAAAAATTAGTCATTTTGTCTAAACTTTACTGCGATTTAAGTCTATTATGTGTGGTGGGGGACATTTGAGTAGAAAATAGGAGAGGGTTGGTTGGAGGCCTTATAACTTCCGACAACTCTAGTAATGCAAGAGAGTTCATTTTCgaaataacaaatattttgctataaatttcatttaaatCAGTCGCTATAACATTTTGCCATTGTGGTTTCATTGCTGTTCCAATATTGACAAAAAGGACTTCGTTTTTTACTTATACAGGTAGCTAGCGCGACAGCAACATTTGTGATGATGTTCTCGTCATCTTTATCAGTTGTGGAGTTTT
This DNA window, taken from Solanum dulcamara chromosome 3, daSolDulc1.2, whole genome shotgun sequence, encodes the following:
- the LOC129882075 gene encoding sulfite exporter TauE/SafE family protein 4; amino-acid sequence: MATKGFVIYLLAGFSVAFLSVFFVQNFKNGDFEPKFYQSSSLLQRPIGSEDNVWPELEFSWKIVLATVIGFLGSACGTVGGVGGGGIFVPMLTLLLGFDTKSAAAISKCMIMGASASSVWYNLRVPHPCREVPILDYDLALLFQPMLMLGITLGVSLSVVFPYWLITVLIIILFMGTSSRSFFKAIEMWKEETILKKSMKEVPVNSRGELIIDTVYEPLVPKEEKTALEIFKFNLNLKRIMVLFLVWFVFLLLQVFKNDLVACTPLYWVLNLIQFPVALAVFGYECVKLYKESKKRRLEGNLESICEADIQWTATNLIFCALCGILGGTVGGLLGSGGGFILGPLLLEIGVIPQVASATATFVMMFSSSLSVVEFYLLKRFPIPYALYLMSVSILAGFWGQCFIRKLIAILKRASIIVFILSGVIFASALTMGVIGIEKSIRMIHNHEFMGFLDFCSSQ